The following is a genomic window from Stenotrophomonas maltophilia.
CGGACTCACCGGCCGATGACTGCCCGCAGCACGCCGCGCCTGCCCCCGAGCCGCCGCTCGATGGCGAGGCCGGTACGTCCTGCACCGGCACACCGTCTCCGCGCGCCATCCTGGTCGCGCACATTCCGCTGTGGCGCTCCGACGCCCTGCGTTGGCAGCTGCACGATCCTGCGCTGCGCTTGAACCCCGGCCACGCACCGCCCGCACCGCACGCCATCTGAGGCGCCCTGCGGCTGTTGCCGTGCGCCTGAAGTCGTTCACCGTGTAGCCGAGCATCGGCTCGGCTCTACAGCACCCGTTTCCTGCCTGCCGCCACCCCTGCGTGCCGGCCCGCGCCCTTTCCCGATCCAAGCCACCACCCACCGCCATGACCCATATCAAGACCCGCAAGTACGCCCCGCGCGTTTCCCTGCTCGCCTCGGCCACCCTGGCCGCCGGCTTCGCACCGCTGGCCGCACAGGCCGCCGACGGCGCCGCCTCCGGCGCCAACAAGGCCACCGACCTGGACAAGGTGCAGGTGCGCGGCAGCTGGTTCAATCCGTCCTCGCCGAAGTTCACCGCCGAACTGCTGGACACCCCGAAGTCGGTGTCGATCGTCTCGGAGAAGCTGATCGCCGAGACCGGCGCGACCAACCTGCAGGATGCGCTGCGCATGGTGCCGGGCATCACCTTCGGCGCCGGCGAAGGCGGCAACCCGACCGGCGACCGCCCGTTCATCCGTGGCTTCGATTCGCAGAGCAACGTGTTCGTCGACGGCCTGCGCGACGTCGGCTCGCAGACCCGCGAAATCTTCGATCTGGAGCAGGTGGAAGTGGTCAAGGGCCCGAGCTCGGCCTACGGCGGCCGTGACTCCGGTGGTGGCAGCCTGAACCTGGTGAGCAAGACGCCGAAGCTGAAGGACGAGACCAGCGCCAGCATGGGCATCGGCACCGACAGCTACGCCCGCGGCACCGTGGACGCCAACTACGTGCTGGGCGATGGCATCGCTGCCCGCCTGAACCTGATGAAGCACGAGTCGGACATCGCCGGTCGTGATGCGGCCAACGTCAGCCGCTGGGGCATCGCGCCGTCGATCGCGTTCGGCCTGAACGGCCCGGCGCAGCTGATCGCCAGCCACTACCACATGCAGAGCGATGACCTGCCGGACGCGGGTGGCTTCCCGTACGGCAACCCGAACGGCGCGCCGGCCGCGAAGTGGGTCGATGGCCGCCCGATGGTGCCGGACCGCAACAACTACTACGGCCTGGTTGATCGTGACTTCCAGCGCACCCGCGCCGACATCAGCACCCTGGACGCCAGCTACGACTTCGGCGGCCACAAGCTGCGCAACATCGCGCGCCTGGGCAACACCAGCAACGATTATCTGTGGACCCAGCCGGACGACAGCCAGGGCAACCCGAACAACTACGGCACCTTGTGGCGCCGTACCAACAGCCGCGCGGTCGACGTCAAGAGCTTCGCCGACCAGCTGGGCCTGACCGGTGCCTTCCAGACCGGCGCGCTCAAGCACAGCTACAGCGCGGGTGTGGAGTACAGCGACGAGAAGATGACCCGCGGCAGCTACCTGATGACCCCGGGCACCAGCAACCCGCTGACCGGCAACAGCAAGTGCCCGACCACCGGCGCGGCCACCGGCTACAACTGCACCAGCTTCACCAACCCGAACCCGAACGATCCGTGGGCGGCCACCCACTCGGTGTACCGCAGCGACAAGGCGCTGGACGTCGAACAGCGCACCAAGACCAAGTCGGCCTACCTGTTCGACACCCTCGAGCTCAACGCACAGTGGAGCTTCAACGTCGGCCTGCGTTACGACGACTACAGCACCACCCTGACCACCCCGGTGGCGGGCAAGGCCCCGACCCGCGTGCGCAATGACAACGACTTCCTGAACTACCAG
Proteins encoded in this region:
- a CDS encoding TonB-dependent receptor, giving the protein MTHIKTRKYAPRVSLLASATLAAGFAPLAAQAADGAASGANKATDLDKVQVRGSWFNPSSPKFTAELLDTPKSVSIVSEKLIAETGATNLQDALRMVPGITFGAGEGGNPTGDRPFIRGFDSQSNVFVDGLRDVGSQTREIFDLEQVEVVKGPSSAYGGRDSGGGSLNLVSKTPKLKDETSASMGIGTDSYARGTVDANYVLGDGIAARLNLMKHESDIAGRDAANVSRWGIAPSIAFGLNGPAQLIASHYHMQSDDLPDAGGFPYGNPNGAPAAKWVDGRPMVPDRNNYYGLVDRDFQRTRADISTLDASYDFGGHKLRNIARLGNTSNDYLWTQPDDSQGNPNNYGTLWRRTNSRAVDVKSFADQLGLTGAFQTGALKHSYSAGVEYSDEKMTRGSYLMTPGTSNPLTGNSKCPTTGAATGYNCTSFTNPNPNDPWAATHSVYRSDKALDVEQRTKTKSAYLFDTLELNAQWSFNVGLRYDDYSTTLTTPVAGKAPTRVRNDNDFLNYQAGVVFKPAANGSIYLSWGTSSTPPGMDGGDGSDGLSAAVADLKPQDTKNLELGTKWDLLDNRLNLTAAIFHTVMNNARVTVDNGTSQNAGKKEINGFELGFNGQLTDAWSLYGGYTYLDSELKDNGFVCAVSGRTCPSNVYVPSPYNGNVFPNTAKHSANLWTTYRFPIGLTVGAGAFYSDKQYGDVANTKWIASYTRFDAMASYAIQDNISLQLNVQNLTDKTYFTKAYASHYASIAPGRSATLALNVKF